One Tamlana carrageenivorans genomic region harbors:
- the rsmD gene encoding 16S rRNA (guanine(966)-N(2))-methyltransferase RsmD, with the protein MRIISGLYKSRKIIAPKNLPVRPTTDMAKESLFNIINNLYYFDEISVLDLFAGTGNISYEFASRGTEQITCVDQDFGCIKFINSTAETFEMPIQTIKSDVFKFLESSKIQADIIFADPPYDFTVEQFSKIPDLVFSNQLLLEGGLLIVEHSKHTDLSNVSNFSYSKSYGGNMFSFFEITE; encoded by the coding sequence ATGCGAATTATTTCAGGATTATATAAAAGTAGAAAGATCATTGCTCCAAAAAACTTACCTGTTCGTCCTACGACAGACATGGCCAAGGAGTCATTATTCAACATCATTAATAACCTTTATTATTTTGATGAAATTTCTGTTTTAGACCTTTTTGCAGGAACGGGAAATATAAGCTATGAATTTGCATCACGTGGCACCGAGCAAATCACTTGTGTCGACCAGGATTTTGGCTGTATTAAATTTATTAATTCAACAGCTGAAACGTTTGAAATGCCAATTCAAACCATTAAAAGTGATGTGTTTAAATTTCTTGAATCGTCTAAAATTCAAGCCGATATTATTTTTGCCGACCCACCTTACGATTTTACTGTTGAACAATTTTCTAAAATTCCAGACTTGGTATTTTCAAACCAATTATTACTTGAGGGCGGCTTACTTATTGTAGAACATTCTAAACACACAGATCTCTCTAACGTAAGTAATTTCTCTTATTCTAAAAGTTATGGCGGTAATATGTTTAGTTTTTTCGAAATTACCGAATAA
- a CDS encoding DUF3822 family protein, protein MAITNNNSKELTNIELSIQISLSGLSFCILNRKLNAIIHLNDIQFEKKLNPLELLDRLKGLFDSEKLLSYNFSKVIVVHDNDLSTLVPETFFNEDYLADYLKFNSKILKSDYITYDRIAENKSVNVYVPYININNFIYDKFGAFTFKHISTVLIEKILQLEKIKMNTRMYVHVHKNHFEVIVVENSKLKLFNSFIYRSKEDFIYYILFTAEQLNLSPETLKLIFLGAIAKDDPLYKIAYKYIRNISFGRRNDKFKFDTAPKTTYAHFTLINNF, encoded by the coding sequence ATGGCGATAACGAATAATAATTCTAAGGAATTAACAAATATAGAATTGTCCATTCAAATTAGTTTGAGTGGACTTTCTTTTTGTATACTGAATCGTAAGCTAAATGCGATTATTCATTTGAATGACATTCAGTTTGAAAAGAAGCTCAACCCTTTAGAATTATTAGACCGATTAAAAGGTCTTTTTGATTCGGAAAAGTTGTTGTCATACAACTTCTCAAAAGTTATCGTTGTGCATGATAACGACTTATCTACTCTGGTCCCTGAAACTTTTTTTAATGAAGATTACCTGGCCGACTATTTAAAATTTAACTCTAAAATTCTTAAATCCGATTATATTACTTATGATCGTATTGCAGAAAACAAAAGTGTAAATGTTTATGTACCTTATATAAATATTAATAATTTTATATATGATAAATTTGGAGCTTTTACTTTTAAACACATTTCCACGGTACTCATTGAAAAAATTTTACAACTTGAAAAAATTAAAATGAACACACGTATGTATGTTCATGTTCACAAAAATCATTTTGAAGTTATAGTGGTTGAAAACTCTAAATTAAAACTATTTAACAGCTTCATATACAGATCTAAAGAGGATTTTATTTACTATATATTATTTACCGCAGAACAATTAAATTTAAGCCCAGAAACACTAAAGCTTATTTTTTTAGGTGCTATTGCTAAAGATGATCCCTTGTATAAAATAGCATATAAATACATTAGAAATATTAGTTTTGGCCGTCGAAATGATAAGTTCAAATTTGATACTGCACCCAAAACAACTTATGCACACTTCACCTTAATAAACAATTTTTAA
- a CDS encoding ATP-dependent DNA helicase yields MNASQFYLLIKQQFPFQPTQKQNIVLQQLSEFILNKSNNVLYLLKGYAGTGKTTIVGAIVSNLWKVKKSAVLLAPTGRAAKVISNYSGKEAFTIHKKIYFPKKEKGGGVKFVLQPNKHKNTIFIVDEASMIPDTPGESKFMENGSLLNDLIQYVYSGHQCKLLLIGDTAQLPPVKIDVSPALDENILALYYNKEVTRMELDEVVRQEQNSGILVNATVLRETLASSFFDSFKFDLAPFKDVIRLIDGYEIMEAINDAYSELGNEETAIIVRSNKRANLYNQQIRSRILFNENELSAGDFLMVVKNNYFWIKPTTEAGFIANGDIIEVLEIFKIEELYGFRFAEVKVRMVDYPKMAPIETVLLLDTIDAKSPSLTYEDSNRLYQEVLKDFENEGSNYKKFLKVKASKHFNALQVKFSYAITCHKSQGGQWDTVFVEQPYLPNGIDKDYLRWLYTAVTRAKEKLYLIGFKDDFFEE; encoded by the coding sequence ATGAATGCTTCTCAATTTTATTTGCTTATAAAACAGCAGTTTCCGTTCCAACCAACGCAAAAACAAAATATTGTTCTGCAACAACTTTCTGAATTTATTTTAAATAAATCCAACAATGTTCTTTATTTACTAAAAGGATATGCCGGAACCGGAAAAACCACCATTGTAGGCGCCATTGTATCAAATTTATGGAAAGTAAAAAAGAGCGCTGTGCTACTGGCGCCAACGGGTAGAGCGGCTAAAGTCATTTCTAATTACTCAGGAAAAGAAGCCTTCACCATTCATAAAAAAATATATTTCCCTAAAAAAGAAAAGGGAGGAGGGGTTAAGTTCGTTCTTCAGCCCAATAAGCACAAAAACACCATTTTTATTGTCGATGAGGCCTCTATGATTCCAGATACGCCTGGAGAATCCAAGTTTATGGAAAACGGTTCATTGTTAAATGATCTTATACAATATGTTTATTCAGGGCATCAATGTAAATTACTATTAATAGGTGATACCGCACAATTGCCACCGGTAAAAATAGATGTTAGCCCAGCCTTAGATGAAAACATCTTAGCTTTATATTACAATAAAGAGGTCACTAGAATGGAGTTGGATGAAGTTGTACGTCAGGAACAAAACTCTGGTATTCTAGTAAACGCAACGGTTTTACGGGAAACCTTAGCAAGTAGCTTTTTTGATAGTTTTAAATTTGATCTCGCACCTTTTAAAGATGTAATTAGGTTGATTGATGGTTACGAAATTATGGAAGCTATTAACGACGCTTATAGCGAGTTAGGTAATGAAGAAACGGCTATTATTGTAAGAAGTAATAAACGTGCTAATTTATACAACCAACAAATTAGAAGTCGAATTCTATTTAATGAAAATGAATTATCTGCTGGCGATTTTTTAATGGTCGTGAAAAATAATTATTTTTGGATTAAACCTACTACAGAAGCGGGATTTATTGCGAACGGCGACATTATTGAAGTTTTAGAAATTTTTAAAATTGAAGAACTTTATGGATTTCGTTTTGCTGAAGTTAAAGTTCGAATGGTCGATTATCCTAAAATGGCTCCCATTGAAACCGTTTTACTTCTAGATACTATTGATGCTAAAAGTCCGTCGCTAACTTATGAAGACTCAAACCGGTTATATCAGGAAGTGCTAAAAGATTTTGAAAACGAAGGTAGTAATTACAAAAAGTTTTTAAAAGTTAAAGCCTCTAAGCATTTTAACGCTTTACAGGTCAAGTTTTCCTATGCGATAACTTGTCATAAATCTCAAGGGGGGCAATGGGATACTGTTTTTGTGGAGCAACCTTATTTACCAAATGGCATCGATAAAGATTACTTAAGATGGCTTTACACCGCGGTTACCCGAGCTAAAGAAAAATTATACCTTATCGGTTTTAAAGATGATTTTTTTGAAGAATAG
- the kdsB gene encoding 3-deoxy-manno-octulosonate cytidylyltransferase: MIPARYAASRFPGKLMQDLGGKTVILRTYEATVATGLFDDVFVVTDSDIIYQEIVKNGGKAMMSKKEHDCGSDRIAEAVEFMDIDIVINVQGDEPFTDKESLRKLIEVFKTDTDKNIDLASLMVHITNEEEIQNPNTVKVIVDKFNFALYFSRSPIPYLRDKEAGAKYFKHKGVYAFRKEAILDFYKLPMLPLEASEKIECIRYLEYGKRIKMVETDVEGVEIDTPEDLERAKKIW; this comes from the coding sequence ATGATTCCCGCCCGTTATGCGGCTTCGCGTTTTCCGGGAAAACTTATGCAAGACCTTGGTGGTAAAACAGTTATCCTTCGTACTTACGAGGCTACTGTAGCAACAGGCTTGTTTGACGATGTGTTTGTGGTTACCGATAGCGATATTATTTATCAAGAAATTGTAAAAAATGGCGGAAAAGCCATGATGAGCAAAAAGGAACATGATTGTGGTAGTGATAGAATTGCTGAAGCGGTTGAGTTTATGGATATTGATATTGTTATTAATGTGCAAGGTGATGAGCCTTTTACCGATAAAGAGTCTTTGAGAAAACTTATTGAAGTTTTTAAAACGGATACTGATAAAAATATCGATTTAGCTTCTTTAATGGTGCATATTACCAATGAAGAAGAAATTCAAAATCCGAATACCGTAAAAGTTATTGTCGATAAATTCAATTTTGCTTTATACTTCTCTAGAAGTCCTATCCCTTATTTACGCGATAAAGAAGCAGGCGCGAAATACTTTAAACATAAAGGGGTTTACGCCTTTAGAAAAGAAGCTATTTTAGATTTCTATAAACTACCTATGTTGCCCTTAGAAGCTTCAGAAAAAATTGAATGTATTCGCTATTTGGAATATGGAAAACGTATAAAAATGGTGGAAACGGATGTGGAAGGTGTTGAAATTGATACTCCAGAAGATTTAGAACGCGCCAAAAAAATATGGTAG